In Lacibacter sp. H375, one DNA window encodes the following:
- a CDS encoding GNAT family N-acetyltransferase, whose amino-acid sequence MTELIYIQQEGWLMDEVRKLFREYETELDENLCFQSFEDELKDPLKFYGPPKGVLYLAKWNNEVAGCVALKPLREKGSCEMKRLYVKPFYRKHKIGKVLVEQLIKDAQMLGYTKMKLDTLEKLQPAIGLYRQYGFVETTAYYENPLDEVVYMEKDLV is encoded by the coding sequence ATGACGGAGTTAATTTATATACAGCAGGAAGGCTGGTTGATGGACGAGGTGAGGAAGCTGTTTCGGGAATATGAAACGGAGCTGGACGAAAATCTATGTTTCCAGAGTTTTGAAGATGAGTTGAAAGATCCTTTGAAATTTTACGGGCCGCCGAAAGGTGTATTGTACCTGGCCAAGTGGAATAACGAAGTGGCCGGTTGCGTTGCCTTAAAACCATTGCGGGAAAAAGGTAGTTGCGAAATGAAACGACTTTATGTAAAGCCGTTTTACCGTAAACATAAGATCGGGAAAGTGTTGGTGGAGCAACTGATCAAAGATGCGCAGATGCTCGGCTATACAAAAATGAAACTCGATACCTTAGAGAAATTACAACCTGCTATTGGTTTGTACAGGCAATATGGTTTTGTAGAGACAACAGCCTATTACGAAAATCCTTTGGATGAAGTGGTGTATATGGAAAAAGATTTAGTGTAA
- a CDS encoding dipeptidase — MIVRILTLLLFPAFLFAQNYKKLHKKAVLVDTHNDIPSSAIEKKVAFDTDLRGKTHSDLNRMFAGGVDAQMFSIFCGGEQKEPYNFANQEMDSVYAWVNRNPSKMKLVYTPDDFKKAMKEKKLATMFGVEGGHMIENDLTKLDALYKRGMRYMTITWNNSTPWATSAADETTPGGAANSEGKKGLTEFGKTVIKRMNDLGVMVDISHVGEQTFWDITKITTKPIIASHSCVWNLCKHRRNLKDDQIKAIAKSGGVIFLNFYAGFIDSTFETKRNAMLKQYQPEIDSLIKQNVQPDYARIMTAEKYKDKLTSILPSISVLLDHLDYIVKLVGVDHVGMGSDFDGIEAPPLELNGVEDYPLITKALLERGYSKKDIHKILGGNFIRVFEATMKNTAQ; from the coding sequence ATGATTGTACGAATTCTTACTTTATTATTATTTCCTGCATTCCTCTTTGCACAGAACTACAAAAAGCTTCATAAGAAAGCAGTTTTGGTAGATACACATAATGATATTCCTTCATCTGCCATTGAAAAGAAAGTAGCGTTTGATACCGATCTGAGAGGCAAAACGCACTCTGATCTCAACCGCATGTTTGCGGGTGGTGTGGATGCACAGATGTTCTCGATCTTTTGTGGCGGCGAACAAAAAGAACCTTACAATTTTGCCAACCAGGAAATGGATAGTGTATATGCATGGGTAAATCGAAATCCTTCAAAGATGAAGTTGGTTTACACGCCTGATGATTTTAAAAAAGCCATGAAAGAAAAAAAGCTGGCAACCATGTTTGGCGTTGAAGGCGGACATATGATTGAAAATGATCTCACCAAACTTGACGCATTGTATAAAAGAGGTATGCGTTATATGACCATCACCTGGAATAATTCTACTCCCTGGGCAACAAGTGCTGCAGATGAGACAACACCCGGCGGTGCTGCTAACAGCGAGGGGAAAAAAGGATTGACTGAATTTGGAAAAACTGTTATAAAGCGCATGAATGATTTGGGTGTGATGGTTGACATCAGTCATGTAGGTGAACAAACATTCTGGGACATTACAAAGATCACAACCAAACCCATCATTGCATCGCATAGTTGTGTGTGGAATTTATGTAAGCACAGAAGAAACTTGAAAGACGATCAGATCAAGGCCATTGCAAAAAGCGGCGGTGTGATCTTCCTGAATTTCTATGCAGGATTTATCGACAGCACATTCGAAACAAAGCGAAATGCAATGCTGAAACAATACCAACCAGAGATCGATTCGCTCATCAAACAAAATGTGCAGCCCGATTATGCAAGGATCATGACGGCTGAAAAATACAAGGACAAACTCACAAGCATCCTGCCATCCATTTCAGTTTTACTTGATCATCTCGATTATATTGTAAAACTTGTTGGTGTTGATCATGTAGGTATGGGCAGCGATTTTGATGGCATTGAAGCTCCACCGTTAGAATTGAATGGTGTGGAAGATTATCCACTCATTACAAAAGCATTACTGGAACGGGGATACAGCAAAAAAGACATCCACAAAATTTTGGGTGGAAATTTTATACGGGTGTTTGAAGCAACTATGAAAAACACAGCACAATAG
- a CDS encoding hybrid sensor histidine kinase/response regulator transcription factor, with protein sequence MPPSHITTKLLITLFGVWLAIPGWGQLKYEQLTTSEGLSQGYVYDILQDKDGFMWFGTKDGLNRYDGYTFKVYTHDSYNPYSISNNNINRLFEDSKGRLWVSTDDGINIYDKTSDRFRRILHNPKNANSLSGNKVFLPVIELPDGRFLVFPQEKSLNVISLPDDFLENNSQPVITHLTAPGAQNVSCMYMDGSKKVWIISDKVYELLPNDLSLVWRKNSFEFGQTAPAADGSVWADDFFFSQVQDTIAYPLFSKDIVRGHGRVFFHEMDKKRFWLGITDSGRLEIFDIKNWKRGSPVDPEQTRLHSFSQVTPTRIYKDRSGLVWLGTNGYGLRKYSNETEKFHHIDRGFSVRKIMGLPNNEVFIRGWGELKRFDVDGRNLSGKEEKKLFDGSDFFMGKGFTIWGLHRKGGYSANNFDEVIKKLNLVTKVSTTYKINVNREEELLEPKLEDSKGNIWLTGFGGRLIVLNPSTGAYKKITINTDPVNPMLKGAQITALHEDASGVFWAGTENGLAKINFQFNAEAPPKITWYKTNAADRTALNYSHVSCIINDAFDNTILWVATKGGGLNRLNKTSNQFTHITTKEGLCNNVVYGLLTDDAGNIWGSTNNGIFCLLNSKKEKQSQWLFRHFTKASGLQDDEFNTGAYAKLPNGDLAFGGVNGLNIFNPETVLQNGISPNVFITSVLVGNEVVLPNDKTGLLKQTIEYAPSITLNHAQDILTLEFSSLDFTAPDQNKYRYQLVGIDKDWVESGTRRNATYLHLPAGNFIFKVQASNSQGVWSNKIKELQIRVLPPWWRTWKAYLFYALLIGFAARAYFLFRINKAKLQSQLHYEQQEAKRVKELDTLKTQLYANITHEFRTPLTVILGMAQQVKEKPEEHLDGGMDMIVRNGNHLLNLVNEMLDLSKLEDGKMTLHLVKGDVINFLRYVVESFQSLAASQQKQFHFLADADELVVAYDAEKLRQIITNLLSNALKFTPAKGNVYVSISQEATEEPGTTVMVLKVKDTGIGIPENQLQHIFDRFYQLDNSHTRKAEGTGIGLALTKELVKLMNGTIAVKSPPVGATKGTEFTITLPLQKANAEEVAATVPVFTKEPAIEPVSVRRKPVIINNEHAAATTPLILLVEDNVDVVAYTASCLPQYKLAVGKDGKEGFEIALEMIPDLIITDVMMPFIDGFEMCKKLRQDERTSHIPIIMLTAKADMQSKLEGLEKGADVYLEKPFYKEELLLRIKKLLEMRKNLQQYYSKQIGIADNVETTSTVGTEIVAEEKAEHEFVKKVRELVEANFTNYEFSVEQLCKLIFMSHSQLHRKLEALTGCSPNKFIRIIRLNKAKELLANPSLSIATVALDCGYNDSGYFARVFKQEYGVTPQEWRVTITR encoded by the coding sequence ATGCCCCCAAGCCACATCACAACTAAACTGCTGATCACCCTCTTTGGGGTTTGGTTGGCTATACCCGGTTGGGGACAGCTGAAGTATGAGCAGCTAACCACATCGGAAGGTTTGAGCCAGGGATATGTGTACGACATACTGCAGGATAAAGATGGCTTTATGTGGTTTGGTACCAAAGACGGGCTTAACCGTTACGATGGGTATACTTTTAAAGTTTACACACACGACAGCTACAACCCTTATTCAATAAGTAATAACAACATTAATCGCCTTTTTGAAGACAGCAAAGGCAGGCTTTGGGTAAGTACAGATGATGGCATTAATATTTACGATAAAACCAGCGATCGTTTCCGGCGCATTTTACACAATCCCAAAAATGCAAACAGCCTATCCGGAAATAAAGTTTTTTTACCGGTCATTGAACTGCCTGATGGAAGGTTTCTTGTATTTCCGCAGGAGAAGAGTTTAAATGTTATTTCGTTACCCGATGATTTTTTGGAAAATAATTCCCAACCTGTAATTACACATTTAACTGCACCGGGGGCGCAGAATGTTTCGTGCATGTATATGGACGGCAGTAAAAAAGTCTGGATCATTTCTGATAAGGTTTATGAATTGCTGCCCAACGATCTGTCGCTCGTATGGCGAAAGAATAGTTTTGAATTTGGTCAAACTGCACCCGCTGCAGATGGTAGTGTGTGGGCAGATGATTTTTTCTTTAGCCAGGTGCAGGATACCATTGCTTATCCGCTGTTTTCAAAAGATATCGTCAGAGGTCATGGCAGAGTTTTTTTTCACGAAATGGATAAAAAAAGATTTTGGCTTGGCATAACCGATTCGGGCAGATTGGAAATTTTTGATATTAAAAACTGGAAACGTGGTAGTCCGGTAGATCCCGAACAAACAAGGTTGCATAGCTTTTCGCAAGTAACACCAACAAGAATTTATAAAGACCGTTCAGGACTTGTTTGGCTGGGCACGAATGGTTACGGCTTGCGCAAGTACAGCAACGAAACAGAAAAATTTCATCATATTGATCGTGGTTTTAGTGTGCGTAAAATAATGGGGTTGCCAAACAACGAGGTTTTTATAAGAGGCTGGGGCGAATTAAAAAGGTTTGATGTTGATGGAAGAAATTTATCCGGCAAGGAAGAAAAGAAACTATTTGATGGCAGTGATTTTTTCATGGGCAAAGGCTTTACCATTTGGGGCTTGCACCGTAAGGGAGGCTACAGTGCCAATAATTTTGATGAAGTAATTAAAAAGTTAAACCTCGTCACAAAAGTTTCAACTACCTACAAGATAAATGTAAACAGGGAAGAAGAGTTGCTGGAACCAAAACTGGAAGACAGTAAAGGTAATATATGGCTTACCGGTTTTGGAGGAAGGCTGATTGTATTAAATCCTTCAACAGGAGCGTATAAAAAAATTACGATCAACACCGATCCTGTCAATCCTATGCTAAAAGGTGCACAGATAACTGCTTTGCACGAAGATGCAAGCGGTGTGTTTTGGGCGGGTACCGAAAACGGACTCGCAAAAATTAATTTTCAATTCAATGCTGAAGCGCCGCCAAAAATTACATGGTACAAAACAAACGCTGCTGATAGAACAGCGTTGAACTACAGCCATGTGTCATGCATCATCAATGATGCATTCGACAATACAATTTTGTGGGTGGCAACAAAAGGAGGCGGTCTCAATCGCCTGAATAAAACAAGCAATCAGTTTACACATATCACAACCAAAGAAGGTCTTTGCAATAATGTGGTGTATGGATTGTTGACTGATGATGCAGGTAATATTTGGGGCAGTACCAATAACGGTATTTTTTGTTTGCTGAATAGCAAGAAAGAAAAACAAAGTCAATGGTTGTTCAGGCATTTCACAAAAGCGTCGGGCTTGCAGGACGATGAGTTTAATACAGGCGCTTATGCAAAACTCCCCAACGGTGATCTGGCATTTGGTGGAGTGAACGGACTAAATATTTTTAATCCGGAAACAGTTTTACAAAATGGAATTTCACCCAATGTATTTATCACAAGCGTTTTGGTAGGTAATGAAGTGGTATTGCCCAATGATAAAACCGGATTACTGAAACAAACGATCGAATACGCTCCATCCATTACCTTAAATCATGCACAGGATATTTTAACACTTGAATTTTCATCGCTTGATTTTACGGCACCTGATCAAAATAAATACCGTTATCAGCTGGTTGGTATTGATAAAGACTGGGTAGAAAGTGGTACAAGACGTAACGCTACTTACTTACATCTGCCGGCAGGAAACTTTATTTTTAAAGTACAGGCCAGCAACAGCCAGGGTGTTTGGAGTAATAAAATAAAAGAACTGCAAATAAGAGTGCTGCCGCCCTGGTGGCGAACATGGAAGGCTTATCTTTTTTATGCGTTGTTGATCGGCTTTGCAGCAAGAGCATATTTTTTATTCAGGATCAATAAAGCAAAACTGCAATCGCAATTACATTACGAGCAGCAGGAAGCAAAACGTGTAAAGGAATTAGATACACTAAAAACACAACTGTATGCCAATATCACACATGAATTCCGCACACCACTTACCGTTATTTTAGGAATGGCACAACAGGTAAAAGAAAAGCCGGAAGAACATCTCGATGGCGGAATGGATATGATCGTTCGCAACGGAAATCATTTACTCAATCTTGTAAATGAAATGCTTGACCTGTCGAAGCTCGAAGATGGAAAGATGACACTGCATTTGGTTAAAGGTGATGTGATCAATTTTTTAAGATATGTGGTGGAATCATTTCAATCATTGGCTGCAAGTCAGCAAAAACAATTTCACTTTTTAGCGGATGCAGATGAATTGGTGGTTGCGTATGATGCAGAAAAGTTACGACAGATCATTACCAATCTTTTATCCAATGCGTTGAAGTTTACTCCGGCAAAGGGCAATGTGTATGTAAGTATTTCGCAGGAAGCAACGGAAGAACCCGGTACAACTGTAATGGTTTTAAAAGTAAAAGACACGGGCATTGGTATTCCTGAAAATCAGTTGCAGCACATCTTCGATCGTTTTTATCAACTGGATAACAGTCATACACGCAAAGCAGAAGGAACAGGAATTGGACTGGCGCTTACCAAAGAATTAGTGAAACTCATGAATGGAACGATTGCAGTAAAAAGCCCGCCGGTTGGTGCAACAAAAGGTACAGAGTTCACCATCACCTTACCACTGCAAAAAGCAAATGCGGAAGAAGTTGCAGCAACCGTTCCTGTATTTACAAAAGAACCTGCTATTGAACCTGTTTCTGTAAGACGCAAACCTGTTATCATCAACAATGAACATGCTGCTGCAACCACACCGTTGATATTATTGGTAGAAGATAATGTGGATGTTGTGGCCTATACTGCAAGTTGCCTGCCCCAATACAAACTGGCTGTTGGTAAAGATGGAAAAGAAGGATTTGAAATTGCGTTAGAAATGATTCCTGATTTAATTATTACAGATGTAATGATGCCTTTCATTGATGGATTTGAAATGTGTAAAAAGCTAAGACAGGATGAACGCACCAGTCATATCCCTATCATCATGCTTACTGCAAAAGCTGATATGCAAAGCAAACTGGAAGGATTGGAGAAAGGTGCTGATGTATATTTAGAAAAACCGTTCTATAAGGAGGAATTGTTACTGCGTATTAAAAAACTGCTGGAGATGAGAAAAAATTTACAGCAGTATTACAGCAAACAAATCGGTATTGCAGATAATGTTGAAACTACATCAACAGTAGGAACAGAAATTGTTGCAGAAGAAAAAGCCGAGCATGAGTTTGTAAAAAAAGTAAGAGAGTTAGTGGAAGCTAATTTTACCAACTATGAATTTAGTGTAGAGCAGTTGTGCAAATTGATTTTTATGAGTCACTCGCAACTGCATCGCAAACTGGAAGCACTTACAGGTTGCTCGCCCAATAAGTTTATCCGCATCATTCGCTTAAATAAAGCCAAAGAGTTATTAGCGAATCCTTCGTTAAGCATTGCAACTGTTGCATTGGATTGCGGATACAACGATTCCGGTTATTTTGCAAGGGTATTTAAACAGGAATACGGTGTTACACCGCAAGAGTGGCGTGTCACAATTACTAGATAG
- a CDS encoding flavin monoamine oxidase family protein yields the protein MNRRNFIQTSTIATAGVLLPISVAASGQKTKKKVIVLGAGLAGLTAAWELVQAGHEVIVVEARNRSGGRVLTLREGFTSGLTAEAGAMSFNDNYFNLLRYVKFFNIPYESLKAPAIRSIGGNTVYHLRGKRIVPVNGKIVWPYELKPEEREGSITNRYIQPLLEGVDDVSISNSLYNWARSIDNKTLLQLIAEKGASAGAQEIIRVTTWYCDRQGLASAAANLLPVLQSATSKDVYSFPGGVDRLSSAFAIRLGERIHFNTEVVSIKNAPNSVEVIVNIAGKQESISGDRIVCTIPFSVLQNIDISPSLSAFKKEIIAGLYYTPTTRVFLEVKKKFWESNGENGSAMTDLPIGQVQKHPMIKTGKEGERAILEGHARGQDALQLDKMSNDDRLKFTLEQMSKVHPDVSDYYEGGISKSWQLDPYSLGAYSLFLPGQITSWLPEIIRPEGRIHFAGEHTSIYSGSMEGAVESGARAAKEINEV from the coding sequence GTGAATCGTAGAAACTTTATACAAACTTCCACTATTGCAACCGCAGGTGTTTTGCTGCCGATTAGTGTAGCTGCATCTGGCCAAAAAACAAAGAAGAAAGTAATTGTGCTTGGTGCTGGCCTTGCTGGTTTAACTGCCGCATGGGAACTCGTACAAGCCGGTCATGAGGTGATCGTTGTTGAAGCAAGAAATCGGTCTGGTGGTCGTGTACTAACTCTTCGGGAAGGTTTTACTTCGGGGTTAACAGCTGAAGCCGGCGCTATGAGTTTCAACGATAATTATTTCAACCTGCTTCGTTATGTGAAGTTTTTCAATATTCCATACGAATCGCTGAAAGCTCCTGCTATACGGAGTATTGGAGGAAATACAGTCTATCATCTGCGTGGCAAACGCATTGTTCCTGTTAACGGCAAAATAGTTTGGCCTTATGAACTCAAACCGGAAGAACGTGAGGGCAGTATCACCAACAGGTACATTCAGCCTTTACTGGAAGGTGTGGATGATGTATCTATTTCCAATTCACTGTACAACTGGGCCCGTTCAATTGACAACAAGACATTGCTTCAGTTAATTGCAGAAAAAGGTGCATCTGCAGGTGCGCAGGAAATTATTCGTGTAACAACCTGGTATTGTGACCGGCAGGGATTGGCTTCGGCTGCAGCGAATCTGTTACCCGTATTACAGAGTGCCACAAGTAAAGATGTGTACAGCTTTCCCGGCGGAGTTGATCGTTTATCCTCTGCATTTGCAATTAGATTGGGAGAACGAATTCATTTTAATACTGAGGTGGTGAGTATAAAAAATGCACCCAATAGTGTAGAAGTAATTGTGAATATAGCTGGTAAGCAAGAAAGCATTAGTGGAGACAGGATCGTTTGCACAATTCCTTTTTCGGTGTTGCAAAACATCGATATTTCGCCTTCGTTATCAGCCTTCAAAAAAGAAATTATTGCCGGGCTCTATTACACACCAACAACCCGTGTGTTCCTGGAAGTAAAGAAAAAATTTTGGGAAAGCAACGGAGAGAATGGTTCAGCTATGACTGATCTCCCTATAGGCCAAGTACAAAAACATCCAATGATCAAAACAGGAAAAGAAGGAGAAAGAGCTATCCTTGAAGGTCATGCACGTGGGCAGGATGCTTTGCAACTTGACAAGATGTCGAACGACGACAGATTAAAATTCACACTTGAACAGATGAGCAAAGTTCACCCTGATGTTTCCGACTACTACGAGGGTGGCATTTCAAAGAGTTGGCAGCTTGACCCTTATTCGCTTGGAGCATATTCGTTATTTCTTCCCGGCCAAATTACTTCATGGCTGCCTGAAATCATCCGACCAGAAGGTCGTATACATTTTGCCGGAGAACATACTTCTATATACTCAGGAAGTATGGAAGGTGCGGTTGAATCAGGTGCACGTGCAGCAAAGGAGATTAACGAAGTTTAA
- a CDS encoding DUF3500 domain-containing protein, producing the protein MKSKSIIILLAIVLSQLFMIPFTLTAQHNTVDFSSAITVIHSFNSEQKTKSVFPFDEMSRYDWHYLPPSLIPRRGVCLKDLDSSQKKNVYALLKSFLSEKGFSQTQDIMNNEYYLKELEPNMIHRIPENHFIAFYGNPGKDSVWGWKFSGHHIALNFTVVNNQLAFTPVFFGVYPAEIKEGKNKGRRIIKDEEDLGFELINMLTAEQKLQAIFQSKAFTDIVTTNAIQVGHLAPVGILAKDLTLQQKNILNKLIACHLSSMPTEIAEMRMKRIVSEDFNELRFGWAGGLVKGVPHYYRIQGKTFLIEFDNTTHNANHIHIVWRDFNGDFGVDLLNEHYKKSKHHHK; encoded by the coding sequence ATGAAAAGTAAATCAATCATAATCCTGCTTGCAATTGTGCTTTCACAACTATTCATGATCCCTTTCACTTTAACAGCACAGCATAATACTGTAGATTTTTCATCTGCAATAACAGTTATTCATTCCTTTAACAGTGAACAAAAGACAAAATCTGTTTTTCCTTTTGATGAAATGTCAAGATATGACTGGCATTATCTTCCTCCAAGTTTGATTCCAAGAAGAGGCGTGTGTTTAAAAGACCTGGATAGCTCGCAAAAGAAAAATGTTTATGCCTTACTTAAAAGTTTTTTAAGTGAGAAAGGGTTTTCACAAACGCAGGACATCATGAATAACGAGTATTATTTAAAAGAGTTAGAGCCAAACATGATACACCGGATACCTGAAAATCATTTCATCGCATTTTATGGCAATCCCGGGAAAGACAGCGTTTGGGGATGGAAATTTAGTGGACATCATATTGCTCTGAATTTTACAGTAGTAAACAATCAATTAGCATTCACTCCGGTTTTCTTTGGAGTATATCCTGCTGAAATAAAAGAAGGAAAGAATAAAGGAAGGCGAATCATAAAAGACGAAGAAGATCTTGGCTTTGAGTTAATCAATATGCTTACTGCTGAACAAAAGCTCCAGGCTATCTTTCAATCAAAAGCATTTACTGATATTGTTACTACAAACGCTATTCAGGTTGGGCATCTTGCCCCTGTTGGTATTTTAGCCAAAGACCTGACACTTCAACAAAAAAACATTCTAAATAAATTAATTGCCTGTCATCTTTCTTCTATGCCAACTGAAATAGCAGAGATGAGAATGAAGCGAATCGTATCAGAAGATTTTAACGAATTAAGATTTGGATGGGCAGGTGGTTTAGTAAAAGGAGTACCACATTATTACAGAATACAGGGGAAAACTTTTTTAATTGAGTTTGATAACACTACACACAATGCGAATCATATACACATTGTATGGCGTGATTTCAATGGTGATTTTGGAGTTGACCTTCTAAATGAGCATTATAAAAAAAGCAAGCATCACCACAAATAA
- a CDS encoding DUF2306 domain-containing protein — translation MNNNASPLINQSKPASFVKSGFVLLLMLYVGVVTFQEILPYLRLNKESYGRFWDYKWPLFFHISSGITAMLIGPFQFWKKFRNRYIKIHRMLGRIYLIAILTGSISATYLAWTSGYKISFSWAFGLEALAFAWISTALMAYTSVRRGRIVQHKEWMIRSYVVTLAFFFFRIFNNSTYVKSIIPEFKERGVTIIWFCWAIPLLITEIVLSRKKK, via the coding sequence ATGAATAATAACGCATCACCCTTAATTAATCAAAGCAAACCAGCCTCGTTTGTAAAATCAGGCTTTGTATTACTTCTTATGCTCTATGTAGGTGTAGTTACTTTTCAGGAGATTTTACCCTACTTACGTCTGAATAAAGAAAGTTATGGCAGGTTTTGGGATTATAAGTGGCCCTTGTTTTTCCATATTTCAAGTGGAATTACAGCCATGTTAATTGGTCCGTTTCAATTCTGGAAGAAATTCAGAAACAGATATATCAAAATACACAGAATGCTGGGGCGTATCTATCTGATCGCAATTTTAACCGGTAGCATCAGTGCAACCTATTTAGCGTGGACCAGTGGATACAAGATAAGTTTTTCATGGGCGTTTGGTTTAGAGGCATTAGCCTTTGCCTGGATTTCTACGGCATTGATGGCCTATACATCAGTGAGGAGAGGTCGCATTGTTCAGCATAAGGAATGGATGATACGAAGCTATGTAGTAACGCTGGCTTTTTTCTTTTTCCGCATTTTTAATAATTCAACTTATGTGAAATCTATTATACCGGAATTTAAAGAAAGAGGCGTAACGATTATTTGGTTTTGCTGGGCAATTCCATTATTAATAACTGAAATTGTTTTGAGTCGGAAAAAGAAATAA
- a CDS encoding lipocalin-like domain-containing protein: MRKFILPILCFQFACIVSSAQKTKPTKGIAGIWQLVEFADYDSVSNTWINRYGKNPRGYFIYSPGGILSINVSSDTPLKMTEEGSKNYTINFHEFFSSHSFGYFGTYTYEPAKGQVIHHVKGGTLPFYTDTEQPRQIQLRGDTAIIGDNIRTRRVLVRVE; encoded by the coding sequence ATGAGAAAATTTATTCTGCCTATTCTCTGTTTTCAATTTGCATGTATTGTCTCATCTGCACAAAAAACAAAACCTACCAAAGGCATTGCGGGTATATGGCAATTGGTTGAGTTTGCTGATTATGATTCTGTTTCCAATACATGGATAAACCGCTACGGAAAAAATCCACGAGGCTATTTTATTTACTCGCCCGGTGGCATATTAAGTATTAATGTTTCCAGCGATACGCCACTTAAAATGACGGAGGAAGGATCAAAAAATTACACGATCAATTTTCATGAATTTTTCAGCAGTCATTCTTTCGGATACTTTGGTACGTACACATACGAACCTGCAAAGGGACAAGTGATCCATCATGTAAAAGGAGGAACGCTTCCTTTCTATACCGATACAGAACAGCCCCGGCAAATTCAACTAAGAGGCGATACAGCAATCATAGGCGATAACATCAGAACAAGAAGAGTACTTGTAAGAGTTGAATGA
- a CDS encoding DUF1624 domain-containing protein gives MKTDLTKSRITSIDLLRGVVMIIMALDHVRDYFHADAFIYDPLDLEKTKPVLFFTRWITHFCAPVFMFLAGTSASLVGERKSKKELSMFLFKRGAWLILLELTVINFGWNFDITFNNIYFIVIWVLGLSMIALAAAVHLPRKWIFIIGLLILAGHNLLDGIHVQGNTFKAFAWALVHDQNLFTWASKNILVGYPVLPWIGIIMLGYCFGALYSPAFGAEKRKKWLLNIGGGAVLLFIIIRFANFYGDPGPWSKQDNFLKTFLDFISTTKYPPSLLYALMTLGPSVLFLAFTERANNTFTKFISIYGRVPMFYYILHIYLLHAAALVATGLFTGFSWQIWVLKEPLWLTQTLKGYGFSLGIVYIVWIGIVLFLYPLCKWYDRYKQNHKEKWWLSYL, from the coding sequence ATGAAAACAGACTTAACGAAATCGAGAATAACATCAATTGACCTTCTTCGTGGTGTTGTTATGATCATAATGGCACTGGATCATGTAAGAGATTATTTCCATGCCGATGCTTTTATTTATGATCCGCTTGATCTGGAAAAAACAAAACCGGTACTTTTTTTTACCCGATGGATCACACATTTCTGTGCACCCGTATTTATGTTTCTTGCGGGTACATCTGCATCGCTGGTAGGTGAGCGTAAAAGCAAAAAGGAACTGTCTATGTTTCTCTTTAAACGTGGAGCATGGCTGATACTGCTAGAACTTACGGTTATCAATTTCGGATGGAACTTTGATATTACATTTAACAATATCTACTTTATTGTCATCTGGGTACTCGGTCTAAGCATGATCGCCTTAGCAGCTGCTGTTCATTTACCAAGAAAATGGATTTTTATCATTGGCCTACTCATTTTAGCCGGGCATAATCTTTTGGATGGAATTCATGTACAGGGAAATACTTTTAAAGCATTTGCCTGGGCTCTTGTTCATGATCAAAATTTATTTACATGGGCAAGTAAAAATATATTAGTAGGTTACCCGGTATTACCATGGATTGGCATTATTATGCTGGGGTATTGTTTTGGGGCATTGTATTCGCCTGCTTTTGGTGCAGAAAAAAGAAAAAAATGGCTACTCAATATTGGTGGCGGAGCTGTACTCTTATTTATTATTATACGCTTTGCCAATTTTTATGGCGATCCCGGCCCCTGGAGTAAGCAAGATAATTTCTTAAAAACATTCCTGGATTTTATCAGTACCACTAAATATCCACCCTCATTATTATATGCATTAATGACACTTGGACCTTCTGTCTTATTCCTTGCATTTACAGAGAGAGCAAATAACACGTTTACAAAATTCATTTCAATTTATGGAAGAGTGCCGATGTTCTACTACATCCTGCACATTTACCTGTTGCATGCTGCAGCCTTGGTAGCAACCGGATTATTTACCGGTTTCAGCTGGCAGATATGGGTATTGAAAGAGCCGTTATGGTTAACTCAAACATTAAAAGGCTACGGCTTTTCATTGGGCATTGTATACATCGTTTGGATAGGGATCGTATTGTTCTTATACCCTTTGTGTAAATGGTACGACCGCTACAAACAAAACCATAAAGAAAAATGGTGGTTGAGTTATTTGTAA